One genomic window of Vidua macroura isolate BioBank_ID:100142 chromosome 16, ASM2450914v1, whole genome shotgun sequence includes the following:
- the SLX4 gene encoding structure-specific endonuclease subunit SLX4 isoform X5 gives MVQSLLKNQLVKAVNPPSGCSQTTLPSLPATPPGTCSSPTPKVRVAELVVERMQQFKRVAPEQLKHSSDGSMPKAAASRDFPARSQEQNSPEDDTHHPPSVEHDNALALALQQESKEEALASLEDAGLFFCQICQKDLTAMNTLRREQHVNRCLDEMEEAQMSSSSKPVVPECPICGKQFQTPQSRVSHLKRCAVEMDVPPNLLLQAVQLQVATLGDAALQCPSNQPSRAKRKGPSNEDLRKTQKRAKMEPKDEDLQVAMAMSRSLLEQEKQEQAKSVTNVKAVAAFPIKWKPGSEKKRRRKGTSAPPPLLLQDPEKVHKRIQERVAMMLTEELEFPPTPQLPISRILEDESGKAAWLMPLSKAKKCFLWNISALTGPCDPESFYTAALTPPIVPWKPVQNKPENLQPSVGSHQPKVSQQTQPDLSSQEPTCTKVGGQTSDESKPGPEGDGQILSPSQKDIQTLQDLVELAREGLTLTQWNLDTGHVQAAEQPGEELTSSDPPLSGFVPPSKKKSLLRSSTKRTSLGLLAQDFGAMVNNPHLSDVQFQVDSGDILYAHLFVLYARCPAAAQAVHSEGLVVEEDGAAPTRRVLLSDVSAEAVAAFLRYLYAADTNFPAGLRPQLQALAARFHVRELMAERESSTGESQVSSGVDSEDDLISVRDDEDCEDRAENFQDLLKSVWVGEDEEEVAMLSPECQKEDDSEVGEQELEEIYEFAATQRKMAQGEREVSKGTHCSMCSDTEAVQGTNQQTEQEEVKRPESASVSYSLKDLRDGNRVERSECDLSAQEEKMQNINRCKSMNDPQTTIVPRHSEPQKWDGTSHGANEGGAFGRCEDVKDSRSPQVSHVKADHCEEQFPGFQGDTGLNDSYERLFSASQRYHCEPSPVKEVTKESGKSPSEKHVGLNDSVLFSKSQKDRTPCKNGFCRSPTPQPYVSLFPALGSSPASPKSEGKFAREHVSTPKQNKKEKSSPSDEIRSQKAKELGAASKNEITVSPAELPHSESNKHTHVPVLSSPGRTQDAAAQGIKEGDVIVLSSSDDEMELQQGRKLPESDSALKKVEVPGHLKCTDMEQGPEIPKPDHNSSVPETEQRSAQVSCGNTDTVCVSRDVKVAPEFPLSRQTGACTEIKQSPNPSPGKRLSYEMSPGTDSSWLVPGTPVLSKSRSFSTQTQVTSVNSLKGAGSKLSTKNLASGNRNHEMAGNLIKGLETTLSDKHLPLENLASGRSPPSSPAAESFSKNPLPVSPLDPVLLSPGHTNMESKCASISGLPTVLPPCQEQPLEDKINISVVELEDSDREVSLPSLGSSVLLCEEPPIPVDDCWHVGYLSPARGDCRDSRQVSPAKTSTASTPSPGSWQEQGESPVQVQGIKGSTPLQGGPAGRRTTLHCPEKSPIEPCSPVGSRASYLDSKLWDDWNGEEKEDELPEILPLSQRLAAAAGAGLTDPVKTPEPSCQENNRSPSTPVTPMPAYSIMETPQLKKELSRFGVRALPKRQMVMKLKEIFQYTHQDGDSDFEDEISHSQPLPQKSPAKRPRQLKAGRAAGGSRTGALRVVGKRKQLAKASAVLPRGEADGASHGTGCAAPKDRTKVTHHPEGAKEQERPSACLAADGKELPASQESACSSVDGSDISFGSQSSFVNGFETCAFTSEEEEEEFPASQAAAREEEKLEAVRCYIRSNTALYNRILFYEPIELADLHAELKQNGIKISKTKLLDFLDSQCITSTMARARKEQEQKRKESRKQRRRYRVKPTPTC, from the exons ATACCCACCATCCCCCATCCGTGGAACACGACAATGCTCTGGCTTTGGCTCTTCAGCAGGAATCCAAGGAGGAAGCCCTGGCAAGCCTGGAGGATGCAGGCTTGTTCTTCTGTCAGATCTGCCAGAAGGATCTCACAGCCATGAACACCCTGCGGCGAGAGCAGCACGTCAACAG GTGTCTGGATGAGATGGAAGAAGCACAGATGTCATCCTCCAGCAAACCAGTGGTCCCTGAGTGTCCCATCTGCGGGAAGCAGTTCCAAACCCCGCAGAGCCGGGTCAGTCACCTGAAACGCTGTGCTGTGGAGATGGATGTGCCTCCTAATCTGCTGCTTCAGGCAGTGCAGTTGCAGGTGGCCACGCTTGGTGATGCAGCTCTTCAGTGTCCCAG CAATCAGCCCAGCCGGGCAAAGCGGAAAGGCCCCTCCAACGAGGACTtgaggaaaacacagaagaggGCCAAAATGGAGCCTAAGGATGAAGATTTGCAGGTTGCCATGGCAATGTCACGCTCTCTCTTGGAGCAAGAAAAGCAGGAACAAGCAAAATCGGTTACAAATGTGAAAGCAGTGGCTGCTTTCCCAATCAAATGGAAGCCAGGATCAG agaaaaaaaggcgTAGAAAAGGCACCAGTGCTCCTccacctctgctgctccaggacccGGAGAAGGTCCACAAGAGGATCCAGGAGAGAGTAGCTATGATGCTGACAGAAGAGCTGGAATTCCCTCCCACCCCTCAGCTGCCCATTAGTAGAATTCTGGAGGATGAATCTGGAAAAGCAGCCTGGCTCATGCCATTGTCCAAAGccaagaaatgctttttatggAACATCAGTGCTCTGACAGGACCCTGTGACCCCGAATCATTCTACACTGCAGCCTTAACCCCTCCAATTGTACCCTGGAAGCCTGTGCAG AATAAGCCAGAGAACCTTCAGCCATCAGTGGGATCTCATCAGCCAAAAGTATCCCAGCAAactcagcctgacctcagttCTCAGGAGCCCACTTGCACAAAGGTTGGAGGCCAAACTTCTGATGAATCCAAGCCAGGCCCTGAAGGAGATGGGCAGATTTTATCTCCGAGCCAGAAGGACATTCAGACCCTGCAGGACCTGGTGGAGTTGGCCAGGGAAGGACTCACCCTTACTCAGTGGAACCTTGACACTGGCCATgttcaggcagcagagcagccag GAGAAGAACTGACTTCCAGTGATCCTCCACTTAGTGGCTTTGTGCCCCCATCCAAGAAGAAGAGCCTCCTCAGGAGCAGCACTAAAAGA ACCTCTCTCGGGCTGCTGGCTCAAGATTTCGGTGCCATGGTCAACAACCCCCACCTGAGTGATGTCCAGTTCCAGGTGGACAGCGGGGACATCCTCTATGCCCACCTGTTCGTGTTGTACGCGCGGTGTCCGGCGGCGGCTCAGGCT GTGCACAGCGAGGGGTTGGTGGTGGAGGAGGACGGGGCCGCGCCGACGCGCCGGGTGCTGCTGAGCGATGTGTCGGCCgaggctgtggctgccttcCTGCGGTACCTCTATGCTGCTGACACCAACTTCCCTGCTGGGCTGCGGCcccagctgcaggctctggctgCCAG GTTTCATGTTAGGGAACTGATGGCAGAGCGTGAAAGCAGCACTGGAGAGAGCCAGGTGTCCTCTGGAGTGGATTCAGAAGATGATCTTATCTCTGTGAGGGATGATGAAGATTGTGAGGACAGAGCTGAGAACTTCCAAGACCTCTTGAAGTCAGTGTGGGTGGGTGAAGATGAGGAAGAAGTAGCTATGCTGAGCCCTGAGTGCCAGAAGGAGGATGACAGTGAGGTGGGAGAACAAGAGCTGGAGGAAATCTATGAGTTTGCTGCAACTCAGAGAAAGATGGCTCAGGGTGAAAGAGAGGTGAGCAAGGGAACACACTGCAGCATGTGCAGTGACACTGAGGCAGTCCAAGGTACAAACCAGCAAACTGAGCAGGAAGAGGTAAAGAGACCTGAATCTGCTTCAGTAAGCTACAGCCTCAAAGATCTGAGGGATGGCAACAGGGTGGAAAGATCTGAATGTGATTTGTCTGCACAAGAAGAGAAGATGCAGAATATAAATAGGTGCAAGAGCATGAATGATCCACAGACCACTATTGTGCCTCGCCACAGTGAACCTCAGAAATGGGATGGAACATCCCATGGTGCTAATGAAGGAGGGGCTTTTGGGAGATGTGAGGATGTGAAGGATTCCAGGTCACCTCAGGTCTCACATGTCAAGGCAGATCACTGTGAAGAGCAGTTTCCTGGTTTCCAGGGTGATACTGGTCTAAATGACAGCTATGAACGtttgttttctgcctctcagAGATATCACTGCGAGCCTTCCCCAGTGAAAGAAGTTACCAAAGAATCAGGAAAGTCCCCTAGTGAAAAACATGTTGGTCTTAATGATTCAGTTCTGTTCAGCAAGTCACAAAAAGACCGCACTCCATGTAAGAATGGATTTTGTAGGAGTCCAACTCCCCAGCCTTATGTGtccctttttcctgctcttggcTCTTCACCTGCATCTCCAAAATCAGAGGGAAAGTTTGCCAGAGAACATGTGTCaacaccaaagcaaaacaaaaaggaaaaatcatccCCATCTGATGAAATACGCTCCCAGAAAGCCAAGGAGCTGGGTGCTGCATCAAAAAATGAGATCACAGTTTCTCCAGCAGAGCTTCCTCACAGTGAATCAAACAAGCACACACATGTCCCAGTGTTGTCATCACCAGGCAGGACTCaggatgctgcagctcaggggatCAAGGAGGGTGATGTTATTGTTTTATCTTCTTCTGATGATGAAATGGAGTTACAACAAGGCAGAAAGTTGCCAGAGTCTGACTCTGCTCTGAAGAAAGTGGAAGTCCCTGGGCATCTGAAGTGTACAGACATGGAACAAGGTCCTGAGATACCGAAACCTGATCATAATTCATCAGTCCctgaaacagagcagagatcagccCAGGTCTCATGTGGTAATACAGACACAGTGTGTGTAAGTCGTGATGTAAAGGTGGCCCCTGAATTTCCTCTCAGCAGACAAACAGGTGCTTGTACAGAGATCAAACAGAGTCCAAACCCGAGCCCTGGGAAAAGGCTCAGTTATGAAATGTCTCCTGGCACAGACAGCTCCTGGCTTGTGCCAGGAACACCAGTTCTGAGCAAAAGCAGAAGCTTCTCAACACAGACTCAGGTCACAAGTGTTAATTCTTTAAAGGGTGCAGGATCTAAACTCAGCACAAAGAACTTAGCATCAGGTAATAGAAACCATGAGATGGCTGGAAATTTAATAAAAGGTCTTGAAACAACGTTATCAGACAAACATTTGCCTCTGGAGAACTTGGCCAGTGGAAGGAGCCcacccagcagcccagcagcagaatCCTTTTCCAAGAACCCCCTTCCAGTTTCTCCACTAGATCCAGTTCTCCTCTCTCCTGGCCACACCAACATGGAAAGCAAATGTGCCAGTATTTCAGGTTTACCCACAGTGCTGCCTccgtgccaggagcagccactggAAGATAAAATCAACATCAGTGTGGTTGAGCTGGAGGACAGTGACAGGGAAGTAAGTCTGCCTTCTCTGGGTAGCAGTGTCCTGCTGTGTGAGGAGCCCCCAATCCCTGTTGATGACTGCTGGCACGTTGGGTATCTGTCACCAGCCAGAGGTGACTGCCGTGACTCCAGGCAGGTCAGCCCTGCAAAGACCAGCACggccagcacccccagccctggctcttggcaggagcagggggagagcCCAGTCCAGGTGCAGGGAATTAAGGGCAGCACCCCTCTCCAAGGAGGTCCTGCTGGCAGGAGAACAACTTTGCACTGCCCTGAGAAGAGCCCTATTGAGCCATGTTCACCagtgggcagcagagccagttACCTGGACTCCAAACTCTGGGATGACTGgaatggagaagagaaggaagatgaACTTCCAGAGATTCTTCCTCTATCTCAGAGgttggcagctgcagcaggggctggtcTGACAGATCCTGTCAAGACTCCTG AACCTTCCTGTCAGGAGAACAACAGGTCCCCCAGCACTCCAGTGACACCCATGCCAGCTTATTCCATCATGGAGACCCCGCAGCTGAAGAAGGAGCTGAGCAG aTTCGGTGTCCGTGCTCTCCCAAAACGCCAGATGGTGATGAAGCTGAAGGAGATATTCCAGTACACTCACCAGGATGGGGACTCTGACTTTGAGGATGAAatctcccattcccagccccttccACAGAAGTCCCCGGCCAAACGGCCGAGGCAGCTGAAGGCAGGCCGGGCTGCGGGCGGGAGTCGCACCGGCGCCCTCAGGGTTGTGGGCAAGAGGAAGCAGCTTGCCAAGGCTTCTGCAGTGCTCCCTAGGGGTGAGGCTGATGGTGCATCCCATGGAACAGGCTGTGCCGCACCCAAGGACAGAACTAAAGTGACACATCACCCAGAAGGAGCCAAAGAGCAGGAAAGGCCATCCGCGTGCCTGGCAGCTGATGGCAAGGAGCTCCCGGCATCCCAGGAATCGGCATGTTCTTCGGTGGATGGAAGTGACATCTCCTTTGGTTCACAGAG TTCCTTTGTGAATGGATTTGAAACCTGTGCTTTTACatctgaggaggaggaagaggaatttCCAGCATCTCAAGCAGCAGCTCgggaagaggaaaagctggaggCAGTCAGGTGCTACATCCGCTCAAACACGGCCCTGTACAACAGGATTCTCTTCTATGAGCCCATCGAGCTGGCTGATCTGCATGCAGAGCTCAAACAGAATGGTATTAAAATTTCTAAGACAAAGCTGCTGGACTTTCTGGATTCTCAGTGCATCACATCTACCATGGCCAGAGCCCGGaaagagcaggaacagaaaaggaaggagagcagaaaacagagaaggcGATACCGAGTGAAGCCCACCCCTACCTGCTGA
- the LOC128815192 gene encoding zinc finger protein 501-like: MISHMDHKEELWFCHLRAYRGKSETVLSSTCAAEDGIVIKKEKNPHQGIPGPGELEVSLSGLSKENNSQSPAQDPVIPQRSERVQRPLEKKQSRVMLHGKSFRKLPDVVQQRNSSVGRLMICGDCGKSFRVSANLIQHQRIHTGEKPFPCSECGERFRQRSHLIRHQRMHTGERPYECSECGKSFSVSSKLLRHQVTHTGEKPFRCAECGKRFCGNSQLVQHRRVHTGERPYTCGSCGRSFSVSSALARHRRVHTGERPYGCAECGKSFSQSSELMKHRRVHTGEKPYKCSECGKSFSVSSALTQHRRFHTGERPFGCSECGKSFTVSSHLIQHRRFHTGERPFQCGECGKSFLWRSALLRHWRVHSGERPYACADCGDSFRQSAHLTQHRRTHTGERPYACAECGRGFAVRSALLRHRHVHRTGQP; the protein is encoded by the exons atgaTCTCCCACATGGACCACAAGGAGGAACTGTGGTTCTGCCACCTCCGCGCCTACCGAGGGAAGTCCGAGacagtgctgagcagcacttgTGCAG CTGAAGATGGGATTGTCAtcaaaaaagagaagaatcCCCACCAAGGCATCCCTgggccaggagagctggaggttTCACTCTCAGGACTCTCCAAGGAGAACAATTCCCAGAGTCCTGCACAGGACCCAGTCATCCCACAAAGGTCAGAAAGGGTTCAGAGACCTCTGGAGAAGAAGCAAAGCCGAGTGATGCTGCATGGGAAAAGTTTCAGGAAGTTGCCAGATGTTGTCCAGCAGAGAAATTCCTCTGTGGGGAGACTGATGATATGTGGGGACTGCGGGAAGAGCTTCCGTGTGAGTGCCAACCTGATCCAGCACCAGAGAATCCACACTGGAGAGAAACCCTTCCCCTGCAGCGAGTGTGGGGAGCGTTTCCGGCAGCGCTCCCATCTCATCCGGCACCAGAGGATGCACAcgggggagaggccctacgagtgctCCGAGTGCGGGAAGAGCTTCAGCGTGAGCTCGAAGCTGCTCCGCCACCAGGTGACCCACACCGGGGAGAAGCCCTTCAGGTGTGCCGAGTGCGGGAAGAGGTTCTGCGGGAACTCCCAGCTGGTGCAGCACCGGCGAGTgcacaccggggagaggccctacacGTGCGGCAGCTGCGGGAGGAGCTTCAGCGTGAGCTCGGCCCTGGCGCGGCACCGGCGCgtccacaccggggagaggccctacggCTGCGCCGAGTgcgggaagagcttcagccagagctccGAGCTCATGAAGCACCGGCGGGTGCACACCGGGGAGAAGCCGTACAAGTGCTCCGAGTGCGGGAAGAGCTTCAGCGTGAGTTCGGCCCTCACACAGCACCGCCGGTTCCACACGGGCGAGCGCCCGTTCGGGTGCTCCGAGTGCGGGAAGAGCTTCACGGTGAGCTCCCACCTCATCCAGCACCGCCGCTTCCACACCGGGGAGCGCCCCTTCCAGTGCGGGGAGTGCGGGAAGAGCTTCCTGTGGAGGTCGGCCCTGCTGCGGCACTGGCGGGTGCACAGCGGGGAGCGGCCGTACGCCTGTGCCGACTGCGGGGACAGCTTCAGGCAGAGCGCCCACCTCACCCAGCACCGCCGCACCCACACCGGCGAGCGGCCCTACGCCTGTGCCGAGTGCGGGAGGGGCTTCGCCGTGCGCTCCGCGCTCCTGCGGCACCGGCACGTCCACAGGACGGGGCAGCCCTAG